A genomic region of Populus nigra chromosome 11, ddPopNigr1.1, whole genome shotgun sequence contains the following coding sequences:
- the LOC133668686 gene encoding MDIS1-interacting receptor like kinase 2-like yields the protein MTMLTKLFLGHNNLSGCVPSEIGQLISLVDLRLHENKFHGPLPSEMNNLTHLKYLSLGINEFTGQLPLDLCHGGVLEDFTVDHNYFSGSIPKSLKNCTGLYRVSFDWNQLTGNISEVFGVYPHLDYIDLSYNNFYGELSSKWGDCRNMTSLKISNNNVSGEIPPELGKATQLHLIDLSSNQLKGAIPKDLGGLKLLYKLILNNNHLSGAVPLDFKMLSNLQILNLASNNLSGLIPKQLGECLNLLLLNLSGNKFRESIPGEIGFLLSLEDLDLSCNFLTQEIPRQLGQLQRLETLNVSYNMLSGRIPSTFKDMVSLTTVDISSNKLQGPIPNIKAFHNASFEALRDNMGICGNASGLKPCNLPKSSKTVKRKSNKLVILIVLPLLGSLLLVFGALFILCKRARKRNAEPENEQDRNIFTILDHDGKKLYENIVEATEEFNSNYCIGEGGYGTVYKAVMPTEQVVAVKKLHQSQTEKLFDFKAFEKEVCVLANIRHRNIVKMYGFCSHAKHSFLVYEFIERGSLRKIITSEEQAIEFDWRRRLNVVKGVGGALSYLHHSCSPPIIHRDITSNNILLDLEYEAHVSDFGTARLLMPDSSNWTSFAGTFGYTAPELAYTMKVTEKCDVYSFGVVTMEVMTGRHPGDLISALLSPGSSSSSSLPPIAQHALLKDVLDHRISLPKKGAAEGVVHMMKIALACLHSNPQSRPTMEKISFELTTKWPPLPKAFCTISLGDLFS from the exons ATGACAATGCTCACTAAACTTTTTCTAGGCCACAATAATTTATCTGGATGTGTTCCTTCAGAAATAGGACAACTTATATCCCTTGTGGACTTGAGATTACATGAGAACAAATTTCACGGCCCATTGCCCTCAGAGATGAACAATCTCACCCATTTGAAGTATTTGTCATTGGGTATCAACGAATTCACGGGTCAATTGCCACTAGATTTATGCCATGGAGGAGTATTGGAAGACTTTACTGTTGACCACAACTATTTCTCAGGTTCAATCCCGAAAAGCTTGAAAAACTGCACTGGTTTATACCGAGTAAGCTTTGATTGGAATCAATTAACAGGAAATATTTCTGAGGTTTTTGGTGTCTATCCACATCTGGATTATATTGATTTGagttacaataatttttatggtgAGCTTTCTTCAAAATGGGGAGATTGTCGTAACATGACAAGCctaaaaatctcaaacaatAATGTTTCTGGTGAGATACCACCAGAGCTTGGGAAGGCTACTCAATTGCACTTGATAGATCTGTCATCAAATCAGTTAAAAGGAGCCATCCCAAAAGATTTAGGGGGTTTGAAGTTGTTGTACAAGCTTATTCTTAACAACAACCATCTTTCAGGTGCCGTTCCCTTAGATTTTAAGATGCTTTCCAATCTTCAAATCCTTAATTTAGCATCTAATAATCTGAGTGGATTGATTCCAAAACAACTTGGGGAATGCTTGAATTTATTGTTGCTGAACCTCAGCGGTAATAAATTTAGAGAAAGCATTCCAGGTGAGATAGGCTTTCTACTTTCTCTTGAAGATCTTGATCTTAGCTGCAATTTCCTGACTCAAGAGATACCGAGGCAACTGGGGCAACTGCAAAGGTTGGAAACTCTGAATGTCTCTTACAACATGCTTTCTGGACGGATTCCGAGCACTTTCAAAGACATGGTAAGCTTAACAACTGTGGATATATCATCCAATAAGCTACAAGGCCCCATTCCCAATATCAAAGCCTTCCACAACGCTTCATTTGAGGCATTAAGGGATAATATGGGTATATGTGGCAACGCCAGCGGTCTAAAGCCGTGCAATCTTCCAAAAAGCAGCAAAACTGTTAAGAGAAAGAGCAACAAGCTTGTGATTTTGATTGTACTCCCTCTTTTAGGAAGCTTGCTTTTGGTGTTTGGAGCTTTATTCATTCTCTGCAAAAGAGCTAGGAAGAGAAACGCTGAGCCAGAAAATGAACAAGATCGAAACATATTCACGATATTGGACCATGATGGGAAGAAGTTGTATGAGAATATCGTTGAAGCTACAGAGGAATTCAACTCCAACTACTGCATTGGCGAAGGAGGATATGGAACTGTTTATAAAGCAGTGATGCCAACAGAACAGGTGGTTGCTGTGAAGAAACTTCACCAGTCACAAACAGAAAAGTTGTTCGATTTTAAAGCTTTTGAAAAGGAAGTTTGTGTGTTGGCAAATATTCGACATCGAAATATTGTGAAAATGTATGGATTTTGCTCACATGCAAAGCAttcttttttggtttatgaGTTCATTGAAAGAGGAAGCTTGAGAAAGATTATAACCAGTGAGGAACAAGCAATTGAGTTCGATTGGAGGAGAAGGCTAAACGTTGTGAAAGGGGTGGGTGGAGCTTTATCCTATCTACACCATTCTTGCTCTCCTCCGATCATTCATCGAGACATTACCAGCAATAATATCCTTCTGGATTTGGAATATGAAGCACACGTCTCCGACTTTGGCACAGCTAGACTGTTGATGCCTGACTCATCCAATTGGACCTCATTTGCAGGTACTTTTGGATATACTGCTCCAG AGCTAGCTTACACAATGAAGGTGACTGAAAAATGCGATGTCTATAGCTTCGGAGTGGTAACAATGGAGGTGATGACAGGAAGGCACCCAGGCGATCTCATTTCAGCACTCTTATCACCAGGATCTTCGTCATCATCGTCGTTGCCACCGATTGCTCAACATGCACTATTGAAGGATGTGTTAGACCACCGCATCTCGCTTCCTAAAAAAGGAGCAGCAGAGGGCGTTGTCCACATGATGAAAATTGCACTTGCATGCTTGCATTCCAATCCTCAATCTCGGCCTACAATGGAAAAAATTTCTTTCGAGCTTACAACTAAGTGGCCTCCACTGCCTAAGGCATTTTGCACAATAAGTTTGGGAGATCTCTTCTCATAG